The DNA segment TAGCTAAGTGTCGAGAGCATTAAGAAGAAAGTCCAGGTTGGAGGCGCGAGGCCTGCAGCACCAGCTGTGGAACCTCCAAGATGTGACTGCACAGCTCCATCCTCAAACCTGGCAGggggagaaagacaaacatggTCACACGGAGCACCCCTGGCACCGCTGCTCCAAAAAGGAATTTCATTTAAGTCAAGGAGGATGAAACCCACTAGGACCAGAAAGGGCAGCAGTGGGAAAGGCCACTGCTCCTGGTTGCCGCACACCTTAGAGAGACTCCTGGTTACAACCAGAATCCTAGTTCCTGTAGGAGGCAGTAGGAGATTAGAGCACAGACTAGGAAAGGAACAAAGTATATCGTGTACACAGCAAGTACTCAatggtttccttccttctactttctaAGAGTCCAAATAAGAACAAATCTTTAAATGCCATACTGCCCTTGGATTAAGAGGGGCATTTAAGCATTTTTCTCGTTAGTGCTTAAAATATAGTAGATTTGTCATTCTGTACTGGAAAAAAAGCCAACCCAGGTTTTACCAGTCACTTACATTTGCAGGGTGATCACCACTGAGGGGGCACGTAGCTGTAGGTGGGCGTTCCTGGGGCCCGATACGTGGGCACAGTGACTGGGTGGGGGGCAACAGGAGTTGGGGAGTGGGCGGTCAGCAGGGTACCTGGAAGAAAGAGCAGCTGTCTCAATGGCAGGCAGCACTACCCACATGAGGCTAGCCTATGTCACCACGCAGCTCCATGCTGCCTGAAAAGAGAGCTCTGGCCTGTCCTGCTTTAACAGGAAGAGGGGTGGTCATGACCTAGACTGCTGTCAGAATTCAGATCATACACAACTGAAAGTTGTATAAACACAGCAAGCTCATATGATAATGTCTGTAGAAGGCTCTGTGCCTTCCCTTCATATAAGCATACTCAATGATTTTTGCAGATCAGATGATAATCAACAAATTAATCATTATTTACCCTCAAAAAGAAAGATATTCAGGTGCCTGGGTaggttagtcagttaagcactggacttcagctcaggatctcccagttcatgagtttgagccctgcattgggttcctcaggaacagtgcagagcctgcttgagattctctctctccccctctctgtccctccaaacacccctccccaaataaataatcttttacaatgaaaaaatttttaaaaaggaaggaaatttgtcCATGCTACCCATGGATGAATATACAGgatgtcatgctaagtgaaataagccagtcacagaaagacacacCCAataggattccacttacataaggtATCTCAAGTAGTCAAActgatagaaagtagaatggtggtggccaggggctggggagtgggagggtggggcaggggaaaaAGAGAGCTGTTATTTAATGAGCACAGATCttcagttttgcaaggtgaaAGAGATCTGCTTTACAACAATGTGAAAATACTTAACACTACTCAACTAatacagttaaaaatggttaagatagtaaaaattaaagagagggaaggagggagattcTAAACTACATGACCTTGTAAGTACATGaagataaatgtattttccctatATCTGCAGGAAACTCAGCAACTCTGAGTCCATCTGTAAATCAGCATAACCTCCAACCTAACAGCCTCACCCTGCTTTTCTTCACTTCCCATCTTCCTGCCCACAACCAACCCAGGGCCTGCCATCTCTCCCTTCACGTGCCTCAAACATGCAGTTTCTGTCTGTGCCTTCACAGAAAAGTATGGGATAACCAAATACAAGGGAGACTCTGAGCAGAAACACACATGATATCCTAACACACCTTTCTCTCTGGCACAATCTCCCTATATTGGagttaaagggggaaaaaaaagagagagggagggaacaatattaaaacacacacacacagccatggGCAAGCAATGACATCTTCCGTACTTGGCTGCGTGCCACAGACAACCCACATGCCCACTGGGGGCTCACAGGGAGATATGCACATCCTAGCCAGGAGTCTCATCTCTCTGTGATGTATTTTCCTGAGCAAGGGAAAGGGAAGCCTTGGGAAATAAAGGTGACCAATGCCAAAGATTTTCTATAAGAGGCTGTTATGTCCATGAACACAAAGCCAGCTTTCCTAGATTCATGCAAACACCAACATTTACACAACTTGCCCTGCAGCCTACACTAAAGGGGAGTTATCAGGAAGGCCAGCCCACCCAGATACAAAGTGATCACCTTCTGCCCAAGCTTGGTATGTTCACTGGTATGCCCCTCAGCCCTACTGCTAAGGGCTCAGCTCACCTGTCTAATACATTGATCACTATCCACTCATGCCCCATGGGGAGGGTACTTGGTTCTTGGCTGGTCACACCTCTCCTCTCAAccaaaagaagaagggaaagaaatgaaaggaagggaaagaaggatcaTATGCTGTTCCTTTCCCAAAGAGTATGTCCTTCCACACAACTCAAGCCATTGAAAAATCAAACCAAGGGTCAGAGAATTAGTGAGCTCTCCTGTCTCCTGGCTCTCATAAAACAGGCAACCCAGGGTCAAGGACTCACCTGCTGACATGGCCATAGTGGTCCCAGCCACCATGCCCATGGTGACGCCATTGCCTCTAGGTGGAGGGATGGGAGCAGGGTACACTGTTGCTGGCATGCCGTTGGGCTGCACCACCGTGGTGTGGTGGATGACATGAGGGGGTGCTGCATACAGGGGCTGTGTGTAGTACGTGCCCTGctgcagggaggaagagagacaaataccacagGGCTCCACACCTCATGGGTCAGAGTCCAGAGAGAACCAACCCTTCCCACACACACAATGCCCAAGAGCACTTAATTAAGGGACCCACAGCACACCCAGGCCTACCTGTGCATAGGGGCTCTGCTGGGGGTAGGCACTTCGCACAGGGTACACAGCAGTCTggtaggggttgggggaggaggagtaTGGTGGCACTGCCCCGCTGGTGGGGGAACAGGACACTTTGTAAGGTGTGCCAGGAGTGTAACCTGAAACAAAGAAGCCAGTGGCCAGTGAAAACCCAAGAgatttcctctaagatcaggatcaagacaaggatgtccctcccctcttaccacttttattcaacacattaCTAGAAGTACTAGCGACAGCAACCAGGtaagaaatacaaggcatccctactggtaaggaaaaagtaaaactatcactatttgcagCTGACATGacactatacacaaaaactaaagactccaccaaaaactgttagaatagatgaattcactggggtgcctgggtggctcagtcggttgagcatccagctcttgatttcagctcaggtcatgatcccagggtcaagggattAAGCCCAgctgtgggctctgcactgagcgtggagcctgcttggaatattctccctctttctcactttctctaccctcctccctccctctctgtgtccttctcccTAGCTCacgctaagtaaaaaaaaaaaaaaaaaaaattataacgaattaatgaattcagtaaaattgcaggacataaaatacacagaaacctgttgcatttatatacactgataacaaagtagcagaaagagaaattcagaaaaccaTCCCATTTACAACACCAGCACCGAAAACAgtaaaatatccagaaataaatttaaccaaaaggGTAAAAGACCATATACTCTGAGAACTGTAGGacaaactgatgaaaaaaaactgatgacaacacaaataaatggaaagagacaCCACACTCATGTACTGGAAGAATtagtatcattaaaatgtccatactactgaaagcaatctacagattcaatgcaatccccatcaaaataccaatagcatttttcacataactagaacaaacaatactaaaatttgtgtatggaaccactaaagaccCCCAAACAGGcacagcaatcttgagaaagaagaacaaagctggaggtatcacaattctagatttcaagatatactacacaAAGCTGTAACCAAAATggtgatactggcacaaaaacagacacatagatcaatggaacaggataaagagcccagaaataaacctacatttatatggccaattaatctacaacaaaggaggcaagaatatacagtgggaaaaaaacagtcttttcaacaaatggtgttgggaaaattgggcagctacatgcaaaagaatgaaattggaccactttcgtAAACTAgccacaaaactaaactcaaaatagattaaagacctaaatgtgagacctgaaaccttaaaactcctaaaagaaaacaggcaataatCTCTTGGACATTAGCCTTAGCAGCATACTTATGGATCtcttaggcaagggaaacaaaagcaaaaataaactattaggactacatcaaactaaaaagcttctgcaaagcaaaggaaacaatcaacaaaacaaaagacaaccaaACTACTGAACGAGAGGAGAGATCTGCAAATAAATCTGATAAGgagttactatccaaaatacacaaagaacgcCAAAATAAAAGCACCCAACTGAACagtgggcagaagacctgaatagacagtttcccaaagaagagatcaaatggctaacagacacatgaaaagatgctcaacatcattcacatcagggaaatgcaatcaaaaccacTTTGTgaagtgagatatcacttcacaccagtcagaatggctactaacaaaaagacaagaaacagtaAGAGCTGGTGAGGAGGTGGAGCAAAGGGAACACTGGTACaccttggtgggaatgtaaattggtgctgccagtacagaaaacagtatggaggttcttcaaaaaattaaaaacagaagtaccatGTGATCTAATAATtcccctactaggtatttacccaaagaaaatgaaaacactagtttgGAAAGATACATACACTCCtatttttattgtagcattatatacaataccaacatacggaagcaacccaagtaccCAAAGACAGAACAGATAAAGATgtcatgtatatgtatgtacacatacatccacagacacacactctcacacacacagtggaatattactcaactacaaaaaaaagaatgaggtgtCATTTCCAATAACACAAATGGACCTAGagagcattatgttaagtgaagttAGACggagaaaggcaaataccgtaAGatccatgtgatttcacttatatgtgcaatctaaaaaacaaaacaaaacaaaaaccagaaacagactcataagtagagaacaaagtggtggttgcTGGGCTGGGCAGGCAATGGTAATGGGTGAAAAGGTGAGGAGGATTCAGAAGTactaacttccagttataaaataagtaagtcatggagagGAATAAAAAGTACAGCTCAAAGAATACAGTAACATTGTAATAACACTGTACAATGAGAGACTATGAATACACTTATTGTGCTGTATAGCACACAGACAGAActggatcactatgttgtacaactgaaactaacataaaatttaaaaagaaaagaaaaaaaggctttaaTTCAAACCCACTTTTGACCTGGCACAGGGAGGAACCAAGCAGTGTTCTAGCCCTGACTGCAGTCAAGATGTGACACCACTATGGACCAGTCCATCCTCCACAAAGATCTGACCTCATTTCCAGACCtgatacatgtatgtgtgtgtggggtaggagcagggggcatttgggggagaaggaaaaaaccaAGGAGAAAGTTCTACTGACAGTATACTCAACACAGGAACAGAAAAGATATACCTGTTTTGTAGGAATACAAATGGGTACACATCTAGGGCAAAATCTAGCATTAAATGTCTGTCTTTACATCCCCTAAGTCCACCAAAAAAAAGCATAGATTGGAACAGACTCAACTGTAAAAATGCTCATCACAGTGTTTATCACAGCAAAataaagtggggggaggggggggaggaattATCAAGCACCAGGGCTATGGTAAAAAGATTTGACTTAAGACagtaagggggcacctgggtggctcagttggttaggcatccaacttgggcacttgggctcaggtcacgatctcagttcatgaattcaagcccctgtcaggctctgtgttgacagctcagagcctggagcctgattcagattctgtctccctctctctctttgcccctcgtgttctgtctctctgtctctgaagacagaatcaacattaaaagaaatttttaaataaaaaaaaatttttttttaaataaactttaaaaagttgaaaaattttaattacattattggACTGTGGTTAGAAGTgtacatatattttgttattaatttaagagagggggcgcgtgggtggctcagtcggttaagggtctgactcttgattttggctcagatcgtaaTCTCACTGTTTATTAGATAGAGCCCCACAACAGACTGTgcactaacagcgcagagcctacttgggattctctctccctctctctctctgatcctccctgttcactctctctcaaaataaataaataaacttaaaaaaaaaagtttaagagagagaaagaaaatgaatgactCCCAGGAAGTACACCAGCTCTAAATGATGCTTTTCTCAAGTCACATGAAAGAAATCCCCCTTTGACAAGGACCAAGTCAGTCTTAGAAGTTCTTCTAACTGTCCTGTACTTTGTGTGCCTAGGTTCACTCCACAGAATGCCCTTCATGGCGTTCATTATGAAGATGCTGATAAAGATGATACTGTCCAAAAGGTCACCCAGTCCCAAGTAGTAGAGCAGGTACAAACCCAGACCTGACTGTGAGTCTTGACTCCTTTGTCCAAACCAGGCAACTCCCAAGCTCAACTACTTTGTTTTCACCCTGAAGAGTGAAAAGACCCTTCCAGGTTTCCCTAAATTATTCTGAAATTCGTTTTAACTGCGAGGTTAACTCTAAGTGGCAACAACGAATAGCCACTCTCCTCAGGTGCAGTGCTTCCATCAACATGACTGGTCACAAGTGTGCCCACCATGCACCATCATCTCACTGATCCTAATACAATAAACTaattgagaaaaagaagaagctattTGAGGAAGTGAAAACACACAAGCAACAAATTCATGACCTGGATGAAAAATTGGAGAAAAGAGAGCCTCTAAAAAACTTATCACTATTCCTAACAAGTAAGTCCAAGACCATTTTGTCACTGTTCAAACTGCAAAAAGAGCTTGGAGTTTTGAACTGCATACAAGGTGGAAGCTGCCAACCTGAGTGAGCTTCCAGGAATACAGTATAAATCCAAAACAATGAAGACCCAGGCATACAGCCCTCCACAGAGAGGTTCTCTGATTCAGAATCACTCTTTTGGTCAACCACATGCACTGAAAGAAGGTGAAGTCCTTCACTCGCAACCAATGAACGGTCAACCTACAatgcctttcctttcttcttctaatGGAGGCCAGAGGCCTACTGTTGCAGAAATCCCTCCAGCTGGCCCCAGGTCTCTTAAGGTGGCTTTTGTAACACCTGCCTCATATGTATGCTTTGTTGAAGATGGTGAGATGACTCCAAAAAGCTACTATGTGTATGCACCTGTGAGATTATGATTGAAtggtacatttaaaatttgtgcATATGTAAGTTTCACGTGAAAAcgaaactaaaataaaactgcaaacaaatatgtatatatttttgagagagagagcacaagtgggggaatggcagagaaagaggaagaatcccaagcaggatctgcgctatcagtgcagagcccaatgtggggctcaaattcacgaactgtgagatcattacctgagctgaaatcaagagtcagatgcttaaccaactgaaccagccaggtgggTACCCCAGAGCTGCAAACAATTATTAACAACATGCACACTGGAGTAAATGGGGTCAAGTGTAATTGATGTCCACAACTTACTTTGAAACACGTCAAAAAGTAAGATGGACTGAAGGATAGACAGAGGGATACATATGTGATAcaagtaaaatgtaaattttaaatgttgattgtaggggcacctggctggcttagtcagtggagcatgtgacacttgatctcagggtcttgagtttgagccctacatgagGTACAGAGATTAAACAAAacttaaacagaaataaaagttgatttttaaaagattttattgtgGAATCTTGGCAGTCCACAAGAGGTTCAATGtgaatttgttttcagtttctctgtatACTGGaaaattttcacaataaaatgttggaaaaatagtCACCCACTATTTCTACTAATGACAGCAATGGTTTTTAATGTAGGTTATCTTACTGCATATTCTTGTAACTATGAGCTATGTCCTAACACTAACCAGAAAATTTTGTGCTTTTATATAGGCACCTTTTATCCAACACTCAAGACAAATCAGTTTCAAGGAATAAAACCCTGTCTCCCAGTCCCGTTAAAAACTGAGTGTGTGCTAGGCTAGGCACCTtctttttgctgctgttgttttttatACAGCACTAGACCCACCGTGTCACACAGGAGACCCTCAACAGgaaacttaaaatacacacacacccctatcaCACGGCATCCAAAACTGACATGGCCTTCTAAAATAATTGTTAGACTTGTCAACCATTCACAATACAAACCATTCACAATACAAAACCAAATACCTTCACTgctcagtcttttaaaaatattaatagcttTCCAGATTCTCCTTTCCTAAAAAGACCATCCATAGCAATGCAACCCAGACAACAAAATGATTAGAGCGCTTCTCCTTTCACTCTCATCAAACAAGTGAGTCACCAATGGCTGACTTCCTCTTAGGGAAACACTCATGTATAGGGCCACTGTTCTGAGACTGCAAATTGTGAGGTGCCAAAAACTTTTTGTAGTAGAATAGATCATTTCTTCTAAAAGTACTATATACCACACAAGATTTTATATAGTAAGTTTCTGGGcataaaagatgtttatttagaaaattcagaacaataggggtgcctggctggctcagtcagaaaagcacgtgacttttgatctcagggttgagttcaagccccatggtttgtgtagagattaaataaatacttggaaaacaaatctttaagaaatatttaaggggcgcctgggtggctcagtcggttgagcgtccgacttcggctcaggtcatgatctcatagtctgtgagtttgagccccgcatcgggctccgtgctgacagctcagagcctggagcctgtttcggattctgtgtctccctctctctctgaccctcccccattcatgctctgtctctctctgtctcaaaaataaataaacgttaatgaaaaaaaattttttttaaatttaaaaagaaaattcagatcaTAAAATGTATGTGAGGAGGAAAGACCTGCACCAAAACACAGCACcatgaaatttcaaaacactggagacaaaaaaaaaaaaaaaattacagaataccAAAGAGAAACACAGGTTATATTACAGTCAATCAAGCATCAGCAAAGTATCAAAATTCTCAGCAGCAACAAAAGCTAGAAAACAATTAAGCAATATTATCAAAATTCTGGGAGGAAATAATTGCGAGCCCAGAATTCTATAAGCCAACTACTGAAGTGAGTGCAGAACAAAATGTCCTCAGGATATGAAAAATCTCAAAACTGTGACTCTCCCAATCTCTACTGGAAGACTACTAAAGGGGATCCTCCACTAAAACCGAAGAGTAAACTAAGACACGGAatcaagcagaaggaaaggacACGAGCAACTCAAGATGATGGAGAAGAATAACCCCCAGGATAAGGCCTCAACTAGGATACCAGGTCCAGGGAGGTCAGAGCAGTTGAAGAAAATAACCACTCACCACAGGATGCTCAAGTGGTCACATACCAGGAGTGGGAAGGAGAATGAGGTTATCTGTAAACTATGTGCATGTTAaacctttaatttaaataagACAGAAACAGATCCCATGACTCCACAACCCAGTAACACTGTAAGGCTTTTCTCTGTGTGGTTGCcataaatgaagtttattttttaaacaaacctgGGGTCTTACTTCATGGACATAATTCAAATCTTCCCCAATTTATCCTCCATCCAGCCCTGCAGGGCAAAGCAACCAAGGAAACTATTTCATCACTCCTAGCaacattttttcctccctttaaaaTGTGTGctggtggggtgcttgggtggctggctcagtcagttaagcatctgactcttgttctgctcaggtcatgatcttgcagtttgtgacacagggttccagccctgtgtcaggctctgtgctggcagtgcggagcttgcttgggattctcactcgctctctctttctgctcctcccgcCTCATGTgcacacctctctctcaaaattacatAAACgttttttagaaagtaaaaaaaaatgtatgctggtgggtggggagatgggttacaCGCATGATGGGTAATAAAGAGAacacttgttgggttgagcactgagTATCGTATCTAAGTAATGAATCTCTAAAtactacacctgaaactaatattacactgtatgttaacttactgaaatttaaataaaaacttagaaaataaataaatatcccccCAAAATATGTGCTAATGTAGTGTTTGAATCACTTCTTAAATAGAGTTTACTACAAAGAATTGAATGTGTTCTTGGTGACTTTACATGATAATggtaaatattaatttcagatactCATGACTAAACGGGGAAGTGTGAATGTGCATCCTCAGGGCCACGGGAGCCTGACTGTGCATGCTGCTTGCCGGAATCCTCAGCTGAGGGAACATGTGAATTCATTATACAAATGCcaataatgagaaagaatgaaatcttgtcatttgcaacaacatggatggaactggagggtattatgctaagtgaaacaagtcagtcagagaaagacaaatatgtattctcactcatatgtggaatttgagaaacttaacagaagaccacagcggaagggaatggggaaaaaaatagtttcaaacagagagggagggaggcaaaccaagtctcttaaatacagagaacaaactgagggttgagcaGTGggggtgatgggcaatgaggagggcacttgggatgagcacagggtgttgtatgtaagcaatgaatcatggaaatctactcccaaagccaagagcacactgtatacacactgtatgttagctaacttgaataaattatattaaaaagaaaaacattatacaaatactaaaaatgaaataaaataactttcccAGGAGTGATACAGTCTGGATTTGAGCCACATCTAGCTAACTCCACAGCCCAAACTCTTTCCAATGTATTCCTCTGATTCTAAGAAAGGACAGCCCACTCTGGCTGCATGGGTACTCAGCCTGTTACACTTGTCCATGAGGATGAAATGAATGATGCCTCCACCTACAGGTTCAAGTAATGGAATCTTTCAGCAAAAGATATGACATCTCATTACAAAGTTCTCTAAACCCTCATCATGTCACACTTAGAAGAACTAAGAAATAAGCAATATTAGGACTACTAACTCTCTGAGAGCCAATCTCCACAAACACACCACCTGTACTACGTTAGTTTTATCTACAAACGTGGTGTGAAGAGAACCAGAAGGCAGActgagaaaacaacagaaatggaaacaaactttaacttttttataAGGACAACTCTGGCTTGCTCATCAGGTGAAATGAAAGGCCCACGGAAAacgaaaatttttatttttattttttacatttatttatttttgagagacagagcacaagtgggggaggggcagagagaaggagacaccgaatctgaagcaggctccaggctctgagctgtcagcacagagcccaaagtggggctcgaacccacaaaccgtgagatcacgacctgaggcgaggtcagacgcccaaccaagtcacccaggcgcctcaaaaaggcaaatttttaaattcacagtATGAAAACACTGAGTAGATCCTAGAAAAAGATGGGAGCACAGCCATGGCCCAGACTCAGGTAAGGTGGCTGAAAGCACTGCGAGACACTGGAAGGACCTTCAAagtgccttttattttctcatttgcaagTTGCATATACATCTTTATCCTGGTTTCTTCccagattattttttattctcagcTTACTTTGTCATTCACAAATTTCATATACATCTTTATTCCCAGCTTTTCCTAAAAATCAGAGGGTCTGACAATACTGCGCCAGCAGTCTGGCAGCTGACAACTCTGGCATCTATCAGCAAATGCTCCTCTGAATGAGGCAGCCACCATTCCCATCAATGCCATTACTCCCACCTGCCTAACCCAGCCTTGTGGTTACAACAACCTGAGAGCAGTCATGGCAAAGCAGCAAGAAAGGACTTATCTCCCACGGGAGAAGATGGAAGACACCCAGAGGCTCCCACGGGAGAAGATGGAGGACACCCACAGGCTCCCACGGGAGAAAATGGAGGTCACCCAGAGGCACCCACGGGAGAAGATGGAAGGTACCCAGAGGCTCCCACGGGAGAAAATGGAAGGCACCCAGAGGCTCCCACGGGAGAAGATGGAGGACACCCAGAGGCTCCCACGGGAGAAGACGGAGGACACCCAGAGGCACCCACGGGAGATGGAGGACACCCAGAGGCTCCCACGGGAGAAGATGGAGGATACCCAGAGGCACCCATGGGAGAAGATGGAGGACACCCAGAGGATTCCACGGGAGAAGACGGAGGACACCCAGAGGATCCCACGGGAGAAGACGGAGGACACCCAGAGGCACCCACGGGAGAAGATGGAAGACACCCAGAGGATCCCACAGGAGAAGATGGAGGACACCCAGAGGCTCCCACGGGAGAAGATGGAGGACACCCAGAGGTACCCACGGGAGACGATGGAGGACACCCAGAGGCACCCACGGGAGAAGATGGAGGACACCCAGTAGCACCCAAGGAGAAAGCTGACCAGATCTACAAACACCAAGCTTCCTCTTGGGGAGCTATACACGCTGGGCAAGGTGAACAGCTTTGCCAGCCTCAAACAAATCTGAAGGTTTTTTGGTAAAAGAATAGAAGAGTTGGAAGCTTTTAGTATGCTTTTACATTAACTTGTACTCCAAGAAAACATGAGAAGTGA comes from the Acinonyx jubatus isolate Ajub_Pintada_27869175 chromosome C1, VMU_Ajub_asm_v1.0, whole genome shotgun sequence genome and includes:
- the FAM168B gene encoding myelin-associated neurite-outgrowth inhibitor isoform X2, which translates into the protein MNPVYSPGSSGVPYANAKGIGYPAGFPMGYAAAAPAYSPNMYPGANPTFQTGYTPGTPYKVSCSPTSGAVPPYSSSPNPYQTAVYPVRSAYPQQSPYAQGTYYTQPLYAAPPHVIHHTTVVQPNGMPATVYPAPIPPPRGNGVTMGMVAGTTMAMSAGTLLTAHSPTPVAPHPVTVPTYRAPGTPTYSYVPPQW
- the FAM168B gene encoding myelin-associated neurite-outgrowth inhibitor isoform X1 is translated as MNPVYSPGSSGVPYANAKGIGYPAGFPMGYAAAAPAYSPNMYPGANPTFQTGYTPGTPYKVSCSPTSGAVPPYSSSPNPYQTAVYPVRSAYPQQSPYAQQGTYYTQPLYAAPPHVIHHTTVVQPNGMPATVYPAPIPPPRGNGVTMGMVAGTTMAMSAGTLLTAHSPTPVAPHPVTVPTYRAPGTPTYSYVPPQW